TCAAGAAGAAGTATCCTGCTTGACACGAACGTTTTTGTCGCGGCGGTCAAGGACCCTAGGAGGCAGACGGACACGCTGCGCTTGATCCTTCACCTCGTCGAGAGCGAGGACGTCAAGCTGGTCGGGCACGAGCTCCTTGCTGAGGAGATGGTGAGGTATGCCGAGGAGTTCGGCTCGGAGACCGCATCTTGGATACTGGGCGCGCTTCTGGGGAAGATGAGGCTTGTGGCGGTGAGAGAGAACCTCGTGCGGCTGTGCAGGGGCTATGTCAAGACGCCTGACCTCGCGGACGTCGTTCACGCGGCTGTGTGCCTGAAGGCCGACGCCGTGCTTATCACGAACGACAGACACTTCGACAGGATTGGGGACGAGGGGATAATCGAGGTCTGGAGCATCTCGGAGGCGATCGAGAGGCTGCTGTGAGGGT
The Candidatus Thermoplasmatota archaeon DNA segment above includes these coding regions:
- a CDS encoding PIN domain-containing protein: MPRSRRSILLDTNVFVAAVKDPRRQTDTLRLILHLVESEDVKLVGHELLAEEMVRYAEEFGSETASWILGALLGKMRLVAVRENLVRLCRGYVKTPDLADVVHAAVCLKADAVLITNDRHFDRIGDEGIIEVWSISEAIERLL